A window from Streptomyces sp. NBC_00271 encodes these proteins:
- a CDS encoding PucR family transcriptional regulator produces the protein MRLRALLDTDALGLRLLGGEDELDRTVRGVMTTDLKDPSRYLSGGELVLTGLAWRHGAADSEPFVRILAAAGVAALAAGEAELGDIPEDLVLACVRHRLPLFAVHESVAFATITEHVVRQVSGERAGDLAAVVDRHRRMMTSGPAGGGPDVVLDLLGTDLDLRAWVLSPTGRPIAGSKLAGAALPADVSAKLAAEHLAAARTGRRGPHRVLLGTTTYSLFPIRSSGRSAAASRDVRETVLSDWLLAVEADAGDWPAERLDLLQGVTQLIAVERDRRDAARTVRRRLAQEVLELVQTGAAPAEIAARLRVAAPVLLPGLGAAPHWQVVVARVEWDGGEVEGGPVAQSLLEEILVDPLTSGPEHSDRIAVAHTGEEAIALVPLPAVSAEHDGSESGILADTLLEAVRDPLSAGLNDDGRLTLGVSAAVHSAEGLRGALEEARHARRVAAARPGRVCAAGHQELASHVLLLPFVPDDVRRAFTARLLDPLRDYDRRHRAELIPTLEAFLDCDGSWTRCATRLHLHVNTLRYRVGRIEQLTGRDLSRLEDKLDFFLALRMS, from the coding sequence ATGCGGCTGCGCGCACTGCTGGACACCGACGCGCTGGGCCTGCGGCTGCTCGGCGGCGAGGACGAGCTGGACCGCACCGTACGCGGTGTGATGACCACGGACCTCAAGGACCCCAGCCGCTATCTCTCCGGCGGCGAGCTGGTCCTCACCGGGCTCGCCTGGCGGCACGGCGCCGCGGACTCCGAGCCCTTCGTACGGATCCTGGCGGCCGCCGGGGTCGCGGCCCTCGCCGCCGGTGAGGCGGAGCTCGGCGACATCCCGGAGGACCTCGTCCTGGCCTGCGTGCGGCACCGGCTGCCGCTGTTCGCCGTGCACGAGTCGGTGGCGTTCGCGACGATCACCGAGCATGTCGTACGCCAGGTCTCGGGCGAGCGCGCCGGGGACCTCGCGGCCGTGGTGGACCGGCACCGGCGGATGATGACGTCCGGCCCGGCGGGCGGCGGCCCCGACGTGGTCCTCGACCTGCTCGGCACCGACCTGGACCTGCGGGCCTGGGTGCTCTCCCCCACCGGACGCCCCATCGCCGGTTCGAAGCTCGCCGGGGCCGCGCTGCCCGCCGACGTGTCCGCGAAGCTGGCCGCGGAACACCTCGCGGCGGCGCGCACCGGGCGACGCGGACCGCACCGGGTGCTCCTGGGCACGACGACCTACTCCCTCTTCCCGATCCGCTCCTCCGGGCGCTCCGCGGCCGCCTCCCGCGACGTACGCGAGACGGTGCTCTCCGACTGGCTGCTCGCGGTCGAGGCGGACGCCGGGGACTGGCCCGCGGAGCGGCTCGACCTGCTCCAGGGCGTCACCCAGCTGATCGCGGTCGAGCGGGACCGGCGGGACGCGGCGCGCACGGTACGGCGCCGGCTCGCGCAGGAGGTCCTCGAACTGGTGCAGACGGGGGCGGCCCCCGCGGAGATCGCGGCCCGGCTGCGCGTCGCCGCGCCGGTGCTGCTGCCCGGGCTCGGCGCCGCACCGCACTGGCAGGTGGTGGTGGCCCGCGTCGAGTGGGACGGCGGCGAGGTCGAGGGCGGGCCGGTCGCCCAGTCGCTCCTGGAGGAGATCCTCGTCGACCCGCTGACCAGCGGCCCCGAGCACTCCGACCGGATCGCCGTCGCCCATACGGGTGAGGAGGCGATCGCGCTCGTCCCTCTTCCGGCGGTCTCCGCGGAGCACGACGGCTCCGAGTCGGGCATCCTCGCGGACACCCTCCTGGAGGCCGTACGCGACCCGCTGTCGGCCGGCCTGAACGACGACGGGCGGCTCACGCTCGGCGTCAGCGCCGCCGTGCACTCGGCCGAGGGGCTGCGCGGCGCCCTGGAGGAGGCCCGGCACGCGCGCCGGGTCGCCGCCGCCCGCCCCGGCCGGGTCTGCGCGGCCGGACACCAGGAGCTGGCCTCGCACGTCCTCCTGCTGCCCTTCGTGCCGGACGACGTACGCCGCGCCTTCACCGCACGCCTGCTCGACCCGCTCCGCGACTACGACCGCCGCCACCGCGCCGAACTCATCCCCACCCTGGAGGCGTTCCTCGACTGCGACGGCTCCTGGACGCGCTGCGCCACGCGGCTCCACCTGCACGTCAACACACTGCGCTACCGGGTGGGCCGCATCGAGCAGTTGACGGGCCGGGACCTCTCCCGCCTCGAGGACAAGCTCGACTTCTTCCTCGCGTTGCGCATGAGCTGA
- a CDS encoding FAD binding domain-containing protein, with product MDFLRPASWEEALAAKAEHPTAVPIAGGTDVMVEINFDHRRPEYLLDLNRVGELSEWEVGEESVRLGASVPYTRIMEDLRGELPGLALASHTVASPQIRNRGGVGGNLGTASPAGDAHPALLAAGAEVEAESVRGTRLIPIDAFYTGVKRNALAPDELIRAVHIKKADGPQQYSKVGTRNAMVIAVCAFGLALHPSTRTVRTGIGSAAPTPVRAKAAEEFLNAALDEGGFWDNGKIITPSVAKQFADLCSAACNPIDDVRGTASYRRHAVGIMARRTLTWTWESYRGTAAHTEGVA from the coding sequence ATGGACTTCCTTCGCCCCGCCAGCTGGGAGGAGGCGCTCGCCGCGAAGGCCGAGCACCCCACCGCTGTGCCGATTGCGGGTGGCACCGATGTGATGGTCGAGATCAACTTCGATCACCGTCGGCCCGAGTACCTCCTCGACCTGAACCGCGTCGGCGAGCTGAGCGAGTGGGAGGTCGGCGAGGAGAGCGTGCGCCTGGGCGCCTCCGTCCCGTACACCCGGATCATGGAGGACCTCCGCGGCGAGCTCCCCGGCCTGGCCCTGGCCTCCCACACCGTGGCCTCTCCGCAGATCCGCAACCGCGGCGGCGTCGGTGGCAACCTCGGCACCGCCTCCCCGGCCGGCGACGCCCACCCCGCCCTCCTCGCGGCCGGCGCCGAGGTCGAGGCCGAGTCCGTACGGGGAACGCGGCTGATCCCGATCGACGCGTTCTACACCGGCGTGAAGCGCAACGCGCTCGCGCCCGACGAGCTGATCCGCGCCGTCCACATCAAGAAGGCCGACGGCCCCCAGCAGTACTCCAAGGTCGGCACCCGCAACGCCATGGTGATCGCGGTCTGCGCCTTCGGCCTGGCCCTGCACCCCTCCACCCGTACGGTCCGCACCGGCATCGGCTCCGCCGCGCCCACGCCGGTCCGCGCCAAGGCCGCCGAGGAGTTCCTGAACGCCGCGCTCGACGAGGGCGGCTTCTGGGACAACGGCAAGATCATCACCCCGTCGGTCGCCAAGCAGTTCGCGGACCTCTGCTCCGCCGCCTGCAACCCGATCGACGACGTCCGGGGCACCGCGAGCTACCGCCGCCACGCGGTCGGCATCATGGCCCGCCGCACCCTGACCTGGACCTGGGAGTCGTACCGCGGCACCGCCGCCCACACGGAGGGAGTCGCGTAA
- a CDS encoding (2Fe-2S)-binding protein, whose amino-acid sequence MRVNFTVNGRPQEADDVWEGESLLYVLRERLGLPGSKNACEQGECGSCTVRLDGVPVCSCLVAAGQVEGREVVTVEGLAEFAKQRAEHGGCATGSCGTSLDEARRWESKPQDSHTGEGGQLSPIQQAFIDAGAVQCGFCTPGLLVAADEMLERNPTPTDADIREALSGNLCRCTGYEKIMDAVRLAAARQSEAV is encoded by the coding sequence ATGCGTGTCAATTTCACGGTCAACGGCCGTCCCCAGGAAGCCGACGACGTGTGGGAGGGCGAGTCCCTGCTGTACGTGCTGCGCGAGCGCCTGGGCCTGCCCGGCTCCAAGAACGCCTGCGAGCAGGGCGAGTGCGGTTCCTGCACGGTCCGCCTCGACGGTGTGCCGGTGTGTTCGTGTCTGGTCGCGGCCGGCCAGGTCGAGGGCCGCGAGGTCGTCACGGTCGAGGGCCTCGCGGAGTTCGCCAAGCAGCGCGCGGAGCACGGCGGTTGCGCGACCGGATCCTGCGGCACCTCGCTGGACGAGGCCAGGCGCTGGGAGTCGAAGCCCCAGGACTCCCACACCGGCGAGGGCGGACAACTCTCGCCGATCCAGCAGGCGTTCATCGACGCAGGCGCCGTCCAGTGCGGCTTCTGCACCCCGGGTCTGCTGGTCGCCGCCGACGAGATGCTGGAGCGCAACCCCACGCCGACCGACGCGGACATCCGCGAGGCGCTCTCCGGCAACCTGTGCCGGTGCACCGGCTACGAGAAGATCATGGACGCGGTCCGCCTCGCGGCCGCCCGGCAGTCCGAGGCGGTCTGA
- a CDS encoding xanthine dehydrogenase family protein molybdopterin-binding subunit, whose amino-acid sequence MGTTGTPTNLTQGSKTRGGIGESTLRPDGILKVTGEFAYSSDMWHEDMLWGQILRSTVAHAEIVSIDTGEALATPGVYAVMTYDDLPTEVKNYGLEIQDTPVLAHGKVRHHGEPVAIVAADHPETARRAAAKIKVEYRELPVITDEASATAPDAILIHEGRDDHHIGHVPHPNIVHRQPIVRGNVEEAAKKADFVVKGEYTFGMQDQAFLGPESGLAVPAEDGGVDLYIATQWLHSDLRQIAPVLGLPEDKVRMTLSGVGGAFGGREDLSMQIHACLLALRTGKPVKIVYNRFESFFGHVHRHPAKLYYEHGATKDGKLTHLKARIVLDGGAYASASPAVVGNASSLGAGPYVIDNVDIEAIALYTNNPPCGAMRGFGAVQACFAYEAQMDKLADKVGMDRVAFRQLNAMEQGTVMPTGQVVDSPAPVAELLRRVKAMPMPPEQQWLTAGEAADVRQLPGGLSNTTHGEGVVRGVGYAVGIKNVGFSEGFDDYSTAKVRMEVVGGEPVATVHTAMAEVGQGGVTVHAQIARTELGVTQVTIQPADTQVGSAGSTSASRQTYVTGGAVKNSCELVREKVLELGRRKFGTYHPAWATAELLLEGGKVVTDGGEVLADLVDVLGDESVEIEAEWRHRPTEAFDLRTGQGFGHVQYTFAAHRAVVEVDTELGLVKVIELACAQDVGKALNPLSVVGQIQGGTTQGLGIAVMEEIIVDPKTAKVKNPSFTDYLIPTILDTPTIPVDVLELADDHAPYGLRGIGEAPTLSSTPAVLAAIRNATGLELNRTPVRPEHLTGK is encoded by the coding sequence ATGGGAACCACGGGTACACCCACCAACCTCACGCAGGGCTCCAAGACCAGGGGCGGCATCGGCGAGTCGACGCTCCGCCCGGACGGCATCCTCAAGGTCACCGGCGAGTTCGCGTACTCGTCCGACATGTGGCACGAGGACATGCTCTGGGGGCAGATCCTGCGCTCCACGGTCGCCCACGCCGAGATCGTCTCCATCGACACCGGCGAGGCCCTCGCGACGCCCGGCGTCTACGCCGTCATGACGTACGACGACCTGCCGACCGAGGTGAAGAACTACGGCCTGGAGATCCAGGACACCCCGGTCCTCGCGCACGGCAAGGTCCGCCACCACGGTGAGCCGGTCGCGATCGTCGCCGCCGACCACCCGGAGACCGCGCGCCGCGCCGCCGCCAAGATCAAGGTGGAGTACCGCGAGCTGCCGGTCATCACGGACGAGGCGTCCGCGACCGCGCCGGACGCGATCCTGATCCACGAGGGCCGCGACGACCACCACATCGGCCACGTCCCGCACCCGAACATCGTGCACCGCCAGCCGATCGTCCGCGGCAACGTCGAAGAGGCCGCGAAGAAGGCCGACTTCGTCGTCAAGGGCGAGTACACCTTCGGCATGCAGGACCAGGCGTTCCTGGGCCCCGAGTCCGGTCTCGCCGTGCCCGCCGAGGACGGTGGCGTCGACCTCTACATCGCCACCCAGTGGCTGCACTCCGACCTGCGCCAGATCGCGCCCGTCCTCGGCCTGCCCGAGGACAAGGTCCGGATGACGCTCTCGGGCGTCGGCGGCGCGTTCGGCGGACGCGAGGACCTGTCGATGCAGATCCACGCCTGCCTGCTCGCGCTGCGCACCGGCAAGCCCGTCAAGATCGTCTACAACCGTTTCGAGTCCTTCTTCGGGCACGTCCACCGCCACCCCGCGAAGCTTTACTACGAGCACGGGGCGACCAAGGACGGCAAGCTCACCCACCTGAAGGCCCGGATCGTCCTGGACGGCGGCGCCTACGCCTCCGCCTCCCCGGCGGTCGTCGGCAACGCCTCCTCGCTGGGCGCGGGCCCGTACGTCATCGACAACGTCGACATCGAGGCCATCGCCCTCTACACCAACAACCCGCCCTGCGGCGCCATGCGCGGCTTCGGCGCGGTCCAGGCCTGCTTCGCCTACGAGGCCCAGATGGACAAGCTCGCCGACAAGGTGGGCATGGACCGGGTGGCCTTCCGCCAGCTCAACGCGATGGAGCAGGGCACCGTCATGCCGACCGGGCAGGTCGTCGACTCGCCGGCCCCGGTCGCCGAACTCCTGCGCCGGGTCAAGGCGATGCCCATGCCGCCGGAGCAGCAGTGGCTCACCGCCGGCGAGGCGGCCGACGTACGGCAGCTGCCGGGCGGCCTCTCCAACACCACGCACGGCGAGGGCGTCGTACGCGGTGTCGGCTACGCGGTCGGCATCAAGAACGTCGGCTTCTCCGAAGGCTTCGACGACTACTCGACGGCCAAGGTCCGCATGGAGGTCGTCGGCGGCGAGCCGGTCGCGACCGTGCACACCGCGATGGCGGAGGTCGGCCAGGGCGGTGTCACCGTCCACGCGCAGATCGCCCGCACCGAGCTGGGTGTCACCCAGGTGACCATCCAGCCGGCCGACACCCAGGTGGGCAGCGCCGGTTCGACGTCCGCGTCGCGGCAGACGTACGTCACCGGTGGCGCCGTCAAGAACTCCTGCGAGCTCGTCCGCGAGAAGGTCCTGGAGCTGGGCCGCCGCAAGTTCGGTACGTACCACCCCGCCTGGGCGACCGCGGAGCTGCTCCTGGAGGGCGGCAAGGTTGTCACCGACGGCGGCGAGGTCCTGGCCGACCTGGTGGACGTGCTCGGCGACGAGTCCGTCGAGATCGAGGCCGAGTGGCGGCACCGCCCGACCGAGGCCTTCGACCTGCGCACCGGACAGGGCTTCGGCCACGTCCAGTACACGTTCGCCGCGCACCGCGCGGTCGTCGAGGTCGACACCGAACTCGGGCTGGTCAAGGTCATCGAGCTGGCCTGCGCCCAGGACGTCGGCAAGGCACTCAACCCGCTGTCCGTCGTCGGCCAGATCCAGGGTGGCACCACCCAGGGCCTGGGCATCGCGGTCATGGAGGAGATCATCGTCGACCCCAAGACCGCGAAGGTGAAGAACCCCTCCTTCACGGACTATCTGATCCCCACGATTCTCGACACGCCGACCATCCCGGTCGACGTGCTCGAACTCGCCGACGACCACGCCCCGTACGGGCTCCGTGGCATCGGCGAGGCCCCGACCCTGTCGTCCACCCCGGCCGTCCTCGCGGCGATCCGGAACGCGACGGGTCTGGAGCTCAACAGGACGCCGGTACGCCCCGAGCACCTGACCGGCAAGTAA
- a CDS encoding NCS2 family permease — translation MTQQSVEPRTVADDAGAGTRVPAGRSWLDRYFHISQRGSTVAREVRGGVTTFMAMAYILLLNPLILSGKDAAGHTLGQNALITATAFAAAFSTLLMGFFGKVPLALAAGLSVSGVLSSQVAPQMTWPQAMGMCVIYGVVIMLLVVTGLREMIMNAIPLALKHAITMGIGLFVALIGFYKAGFVHQGKSTPVTLGPAGELAGWPVLLFAATLLAIFMLQARGIPGAILIGIVGGTVLAVVLNALGVIAPKQWASGAPELHGGAVSMPDFSLFGKVEFGGWGDVGVMTVGMIVFTLVLAGFFDAMATIIGVGTEAGLADAQGRMPGLSKALFIDGAGGAVGGVAGASGQTVFVESATGVGEGARTGLSSVVTGLFFAACLFFTPLTAIVPGEVAAAALVVIGAMMMMNARHVDWADRATAIPVFLTVVVMPFTYSITAGVAAGVLSYVAIKIAQGKAREIGAFMWGLAAIFLVFFALNPIESWMGVH, via the coding sequence ATGACCCAGCAGTCAGTGGAGCCCAGGACCGTCGCCGACGACGCGGGTGCGGGTACCCGCGTCCCGGCCGGGCGGTCCTGGCTCGACCGTTACTTCCACATATCCCAGCGGGGATCCACGGTCGCGCGTGAGGTGCGCGGCGGCGTCACCACCTTCATGGCGATGGCGTACATCCTCCTGCTCAACCCCCTGATCCTGTCCGGCAAGGACGCGGCGGGTCACACACTCGGCCAGAACGCGCTGATCACCGCGACCGCGTTCGCGGCGGCCTTCAGCACGCTTCTGATGGGCTTCTTCGGCAAGGTGCCCCTGGCCCTCGCCGCCGGACTCTCCGTCTCCGGAGTGCTCTCCTCGCAGGTCGCCCCGCAGATGACCTGGCCGCAGGCCATGGGCATGTGTGTGATCTACGGAGTGGTCATCATGCTCCTGGTCGTCACCGGCCTGCGCGAGATGATCATGAACGCGATCCCGCTGGCGCTGAAGCACGCCATCACCATGGGCATCGGCCTGTTCGTCGCGCTGATCGGCTTCTACAAGGCCGGTTTCGTGCACCAGGGGAAGTCCACCCCGGTCACCCTCGGCCCGGCCGGTGAACTCGCCGGCTGGCCGGTCCTGCTCTTCGCCGCCACGCTGCTCGCCATCTTCATGCTCCAGGCGCGCGGCATCCCCGGCGCGATCCTGATCGGCATCGTCGGTGGCACCGTACTCGCCGTGGTCCTCAACGCCCTCGGCGTCATCGCCCCCAAGCAGTGGGCGAGCGGCGCCCCCGAACTGCACGGCGGCGCGGTCTCGATGCCGGACTTCTCACTCTTCGGCAAGGTCGAGTTCGGCGGCTGGGGCGACGTCGGAGTGATGACGGTCGGCATGATCGTCTTCACGCTGGTCCTCGCCGGGTTCTTCGACGCGATGGCCACCATCATCGGCGTCGGCACGGAGGCGGGGCTCGCCGACGCGCAGGGCCGGATGCCGGGCCTGTCCAAGGCGCTGTTCATCGACGGCGCGGGCGGAGCGGTCGGCGGGGTCGCGGGCGCGTCGGGCCAGACGGTCTTCGTCGAGTCCGCGACCGGGGTCGGCGAAGGGGCCCGTACGGGCCTGTCCTCCGTCGTCACGGGCCTGTTCTTCGCGGCCTGCCTCTTCTTCACCCCGCTGACGGCGATCGTCCCCGGCGAGGTCGCGGCGGCGGCACTGGTCGTCATCGGCGCGATGATGATGATGAACGCCCGCCATGTGGACTGGGCCGACCGCGCCACCGCGATCCCGGTCTTCCTGACCGTCGTCGTCATGCCGTTCACGTACTCCATCACCGCGGGCGTCGCGGCCGGAGTGCTGTCGTACGTCGCCATCAAGATCGCCCAGGGCAAGGCCCGGGAGATCGGGGCGTTCATGTGGGGCCTGGCGGCGATCTTCCTCGTCTTCTTCGCCCTGAATCCGATCGAGAGCTGGATGGGCGTGCACTGA
- a CDS encoding XdhC family protein, with product MLDIAEELHRWVEQGRDFAVATVVAVSGSAPRRPGAALAVDSDGTAIGSVSGGCVEGAVYELCRQALEDGESVLERFGYSDEDAFAVGLTCGGVIDILVTPVRAGDPARPVLGSALAAAARGEAAAVARIVGGPAELRGRALLVRPDGSYEGGFGAHPELDRTVVGEAGAFLDAGRTGILEIGEQGSRCGAPLTVLVESSVPPPRMIVFGAIDFASALVRIGKFLGYRVTVCDARPVFATATRFPDADEIVVEWPHTYLERTEVDARTVLCVLTHDAKFDVPLLRLALRLPVAYVGAMGSRRTHLDRNDRLREVGVTELELARLRSPIGLDLGARTPEETALSIASEIVANRRGGSGVSLTGAHTPIHHDATSVPARRIGSVA from the coding sequence ATGCTGGACATCGCCGAAGAGCTGCACCGGTGGGTCGAGCAGGGACGTGACTTCGCCGTGGCCACCGTGGTGGCCGTCAGCGGCAGCGCGCCCCGCCGGCCCGGCGCCGCACTCGCCGTCGACTCCGACGGCACGGCGATCGGCTCGGTCTCCGGCGGGTGCGTGGAGGGCGCGGTCTACGAACTGTGCCGGCAGGCGCTCGAGGACGGCGAGAGCGTCCTGGAGCGCTTCGGATACAGCGACGAGGACGCCTTCGCTGTCGGTCTGACCTGCGGTGGCGTCATCGACATCCTCGTCACGCCGGTCCGGGCGGGCGACCCCGCCCGGCCGGTGCTCGGCTCCGCGCTGGCCGCCGCCGCGAGGGGGGAGGCGGCGGCGGTCGCGCGGATCGTCGGCGGTCCCGCCGAACTGCGGGGCCGGGCGCTGCTAGTCCGCCCCGACGGCTCGTACGAGGGCGGCTTCGGCGCCCATCCCGAGCTGGACCGCACGGTGGTCGGCGAGGCGGGCGCCTTCCTGGACGCGGGCCGCACCGGCATCCTGGAGATCGGAGAGCAGGGCTCTCGGTGCGGAGCGCCGCTCACGGTTCTCGTCGAGTCGTCCGTGCCGCCCCCGCGCATGATCGTGTTCGGCGCGATCGACTTCGCGTCGGCGCTGGTCCGCATCGGCAAGTTCCTCGGATACCGCGTCACGGTGTGCGACGCCCGCCCGGTCTTCGCGACCGCCACCCGCTTCCCCGACGCCGACGAGATCGTCGTCGAGTGGCCCCACACGTACCTGGAGCGCACGGAGGTGGACGCCCGGACCGTCCTGTGCGTCCTCACCCACGACGCCAAGTTCGACGTACCGCTGCTGCGCCTCGCGCTGCGGCTGCCGGTCGCGTACGTCGGCGCGATGGGCTCCCGGCGCACGCACCTGGACCGCAACGACCGCCTGCGCGAAGTCGGCGTCACCGAGCTGGAGCTGGCGCGCCTCAGGTCCCCCATCGGCCTCGACCTGGGCGCCCGCACGCCGGAGGAGACGGCCCTGTCCATCGCCTCGGAGATCGTGGCCAACCGGCGCGGGGGGAGCGGGGTGTCGCTCACCGGGGCACACACGCCGATCCACCACGATGCGACGTCGGTTCCGGCGCGGCGGATCGGGTCGGTGGCCTGA